In Colletotrichum higginsianum IMI 349063 chromosome 3, whole genome shotgun sequence, a genomic segment contains:
- a CDS encoding Calmodulin yields MPAKRKPPATAAASSDAPRPRASKLAKEHNMSAHEEREIREAFSLFAEPMKRYPKEGVIPTADVRSCLVALGIPPSSRKEQAEFVEILDPDGEGFVAYEPFFAVCALKYHQRGQGGGAAERQREVDEAFGLFTGAGAGAGAGASAAGPRDVITMADLKRVASVLREEVKEEVLRDMILEANGGAGVGRGVRREEFEEVMRRAGVWR; encoded by the exons ATG CCCGCGAAACGGAAGCCGCCTGCCACGGCCGCAGCATCGTCCGACGCCCCGCGCCCGCGTGCCTCTAAGCTCGCCAAGGAACACAACATGTCGGCCCACGAAGAGCGCGAGATCCGTGAggccttctccctcttcgccgAGCCCATGAAGCGCTACCCCAAGGAGGGCGTCATCCCGACGGCCGACGTGCGGTCCTGCCTCGTGGCCCTCGGCATcccgccctcgtcgcgcAAGGAGCAGGCCGAGTTCGTTGAGATCCTCGAcccggacggcgagggctTCGTCGCGTACGagcccttcttcgccgtTTGCGCGCTCAAGTACCACCAGAGGGGACAGGGaggtggcgccgccgagaggcagagggaggtggacgaggccTTTGGGCTCTTCACgggggccggcgccggcgccggcgccggcgcctctGCCGCGGGGCCGAGGGACGTTATCACAATGGCGGACCTGAAGAGGGTCGCGAGCGTACTGAgggaggaagtcaaggaggaggtgcTGCGGGACATGATTctcgaggccaacggcggcgccggggtGGGCAGGGGGGTGAGGAGGGAAGAGTTCGAGGAGGTCATGCGCCGCGCAGGGGTCTGGCGATGA